GCACGTATAAAGAGACGGTGCAGAATACCGGTTCCAATGCAACCGTCGAGTTCCAGACGGTCCAGGTGAAATTGCAGCTCAAAGACAGCCTGAGCAATCCTCTGGATACAGGTACCGTCAAATATTACGCTGGAAGCTGGCGGACGATCGGAAACACGTCCGGCGGTCAGGTGAGCAAGGAGCTGCTGCCGGGCTCTTATACTTTCGCCATGACTTACGAAGGCACTTATAAGGAGATGGTACAGAACACCGCTGCCGACCCGACAGTCGTCTTCCAGACGGTTAACGTAAAGGTTCAGCTTAAAGACAAGAAAGGCGCCCCGCTCAGCGGCGGTACCGTGAAATATTATGCGGGAAGCTGGCGGACGTTCGGCGATGCAACCGGCGGTGAGGTAGGCAAGGAATTGCTGCCGGGCTCTTATACTTTCGCCATGACTTATGAAGGCACGTATAAGGAGAAGGTACAGAACACCGGCACAAGTCCCGTAGTGGTCTTCCAGACTGTCAGGGTAGAGGTACAGCTTAAAGACAGTAAGGGCAATCCGCTGGACGGAGGCACAGCCAAGTATTATGCGGGAGGCTGGAGGACGATCGGGAATACTGTAGGAGGCCAGGTGAGCAAGGAACTTCTGCCCGGCTCCTACACTTTCTCCATGACCTACGGAAGCGCTTATATGGAAAAGGTGCAGAATACCGGCGTCGAGTCCATGGTTGTTTTCCAGATGGTTAAGAAGTAAAACAAAGAGCTGACTAGGTAATCAGCCCGGTCACGGCAGGTCATAAGCTAGGCAGAAAGCAGTGGAAATACTGTTAATCACTCCATTATGAGAAGAGCGCATTCTCTCCATACATACGTATGGGTGAATGCGTTCTTTAATTTATTATTGAAATATTCGATAATTAGACGCATTTTTTGATACGAATTGTATAGTACAATTACTAAAATGTCATTTAAGGAATCGCATCGAGTCCGTAAATGAACAAAAAAAGAGATTGGAGAGGGAGTATGACCAAACTGCATCAAAAGCTTAGTTTATTGAAAGTGTTACTGACTGTATCGATCATACTTTCGTCGCTTTGTGTTCCAATTGGAAGCCGGCTTGAAGCGAGCGCGGGGTTTAACCCGCCCACTGTGAGAGGATTCAATACGAGCGCCTTCACGGAGCTCAAAAGAATGAAGGACGTTTTCGGAGCAAATGTGGTCCGGCTTCAGTTGAAACCCGTGACGGAGGCGACGAGAAGCGGCATCTCTATCGCGGCGGCCTGGCAAAAGCAGCTCGACAAAATGGAGTTTGCGCTGAAGGATGCCGCCAGACGTGGGATGTACGTTATTATCGATCTGCATGAGCCTCCGATTGCCGATCCGAGTCAGACACCGACTACGGTTGGCTTCTGGAACAATGAGGCCAACTTGCAGATCCTGATCGACAGCTGGAAGGAAATCGCCCAGCGGTTCGCGCCTTACCGGTACAACATTTGGGGTTATGATCTGTTAAACGAGCCCACCAACCCTCAGGAACTGCCCCAAGGAGCGGAGAGATGGCCCGACTGGGCACAACAAATCGTGAATGCTATAAGGGTTTACGATACGCAGACGCCGATTATTTACCAGGCAAGTCCAGGGGGGCTCCCGAAAGCCTATACCGAGAACCAACTATGGCAGCGTGAGCCTACTTTCCAACTGCTTAACGATGATAAAGTCATTTACAGTTTTCATATGTACACCCCTCATAATTACACGCATCAGGGATTATCCACCTTCAACAATTCACCCGAGACGACGGATTGGCCCGACAAAACTGCGTACCCGGGAAAGTTCGATAAAAGCTGGCTTGTCAAAGAACTGCAGCCGGTCATCGAATTTCAGAAGAAATATAATGTCCCGATCTATGTGGGGGAATTCAGCGCTATCCGCTGGGCCCCGGGAGCGGCCGATTATATACGGGATTTAATTTCTATTTTTGAGGAGCACGGCTGGAGCTACACTTATCATGGTTATGGCGAATGGCAAGGCTGGGATGTCGAATACAATGAGACCATGACCAGCGATGCCAACCGTTGGTCGGAGAAAGCGAAGGATCCGACTGACCGGGAATTGATTCTCAAAGCCTATTTCGCCCGCAACCGATTCCTTACTCCTTTCAAAATTCCTTCCTCACCATACAATCTCGTACAGAACGGAAAATTTCAGCTGGATTCGAATATGGATGGGGTTGCCGATTATTGGAGAAAAGCCCCACAAGCGGCTGCTTCAGTCGAGAAGATTGGGGATTCCACTGTACAGAAGGTAACGGTACCGCAAGAGGGAGGAGGTTTATACCAGGCATGGATTCCGGTATCCAGCAATAATCGCTATCTCTTCAGGGCCAAAACCCGCGTAGACAGCGGAAAAGTCAAGTTCATGCGCTTTGACGGCACAGATATATCTTCCAAAGTTGGAACCGGTACAATGGCTGTCGTTCCGAGTACCGGGGGGCGATACGTAGGCAAGGAGTACCAGTTTGTTCCACCCGTTGGCGTTACAAGGGTGACTATCTGGTTCTGGGCAGACTCCGCAAGCCAGTTCATGGTTAAAGACGCGGAATTGTTCAGTCTTGGGCCGGTTAAGACAGAAACGCCTCCGCTGACGACTGTGTCGATACCGGAATCGTATCATCTTCTATTCCAGGCTTCACCCCAAGGTGACCGTTCAATCGTCAGAACGGAATTCCGAATTGTCGGACAAAGCGCCGGTTGGTCCAAAGTGCCGAAGGAGGGGCTCTTCTTTGCTCCCGGCCAATATATCGTAGCCTACCGTTCGGTCGACTCGGCCGGCATTGTCGAACGAGCGAAATCGATTCTTTTTACATCGTCAATGCAATAACAAGTGCGAATATAAAAATAACTAAGAGCATTTGCCCGACTATATGGGGTGAATGCTTTTTTATTTGCAAAAACAATTCAATTACCCAATATTAGACTCATTTACGCAATATTCGCTAAAATTCGATAAATAGTCGCATACGCGATTGTCAAATTATGTTGTACAATACGCTTGTGCTGTTCAAGAACGATTCATTAGTGGTCAGAACAGATACTATAACTTTGGGGGATGTGTTGGCGAGATGATTAGTCGAAAGAAGAAACTTTCCAGTTGGTTTGCAGTGCCGCTAATCGTTTCGTTCATCCTATCGACGCTTAGTTTGCCGATTGGCAGCAGGATTGAAGCGAATGCTGAATTCAACCCTCCAGTTGTGAGAGGATTTAACACGAGCGCCTACAGCGATCTGAAAAGGGCGAAGGACGTATTCGGGGCCAATGTGTTCCGGCTGCAATTGACGCCTGTAACGGAGGCGGCCAGAGGAGGTGTCAGCATCTCCGTTGGCTGGCAAAGACAGCTCGGCAAGATGGAAGCCGCCCTGCAGGAAGCAGTCAGACAGGGGATGTACGTTGTTATTGATCTCCACGAGCCTCCGCTTCCCGATCCTGGTTTAAAAACCAATTCTGAAGCCTTCTGGAACAATGAAGCCAACCTACAAGTCCTGATAGACAGTTGGAAGGAAATCGCCCAGCGGTTCGAGCCTTATCGGGACAACATTTGGGGATACGATCTGCTGAACGAACCTTATAATCCCCAGGAGCTGCCTGAAGGAGCGGTGAAATGGCCGGTTTGGGCGCAGAAAATTGTCGACGCCATACGGGTTTACGATACGCAAACGTCGATCATTTATGAGGCAAGCCCGGGAGCGCTCCCAAAAGGGTTCCTTGAGAACCAAAAATGGCAGAAGCAGCCTACATTCACACTTATTAAAGATCCTAAGGTCATTTACAGTTTTCATATGTACGGCCCCCACAACTACACGCATCAAGGACTATCGACCTTCAACAAGGCTCCGGTTACTACTGACTGGCCCGATAAAACCGTATATTCAGGCTCCGCTGAAAATAAAAACTGGCTGATCAAAGAGCTGCAGCCGGTCATTGATTTTCAGAACAAATACCATGTCCCGATTTATGTGGGAGAATTCAGTACGATCCGATGGGCTCCGGGAGCAGCCGAGTACATACGGGATTTAGTCGAAATCTTCGAACAGCATGGCTGGAGCTGGAGTTATCATGCTTATAAGGAGTGGCATGGCTGGGATGTTGAATATAACGACGTCATGACCAGCGATGCGAACCGCGAATCGGCGAAAG
This is a stretch of genomic DNA from Paenibacillus sp. sptzw28. It encodes these proteins:
- a CDS encoding glycoside hydrolase family 5 protein; translation: MTKLHQKLSLLKVLLTVSIILSSLCVPIGSRLEASAGFNPPTVRGFNTSAFTELKRMKDVFGANVVRLQLKPVTEATRSGISIAAAWQKQLDKMEFALKDAARRGMYVIIDLHEPPIADPSQTPTTVGFWNNEANLQILIDSWKEIAQRFAPYRYNIWGYDLLNEPTNPQELPQGAERWPDWAQQIVNAIRVYDTQTPIIYQASPGGLPKAYTENQLWQREPTFQLLNDDKVIYSFHMYTPHNYTHQGLSTFNNSPETTDWPDKTAYPGKFDKSWLVKELQPVIEFQKKYNVPIYVGEFSAIRWAPGAADYIRDLISIFEEHGWSYTYHGYGEWQGWDVEYNETMTSDANRWSEKAKDPTDRELILKAYFARNRFLTPFKIPSSPYNLVQNGKFQLDSNMDGVADYWRKAPQAAASVEKIGDSTVQKVTVPQEGGGLYQAWIPVSSNNRYLFRAKTRVDSGKVKFMRFDGTDISSKVGTGTMAVVPSTGGRYVGKEYQFVPPVGVTRVTIWFWADSASQFMVKDAELFSLGPVKTETPPLTTVSIPESYHLLFQASPQGDRSIVRTEFRIVGQSAGWSKVPKEGLFFAPGQYIVAYRSVDSAGIVERAKSILFTSSMQ